The following are encoded together in the Bombus pyrosoma isolate SC7728 linkage group LG17, ASM1482585v1, whole genome shotgun sequence genome:
- the LOC122576949 gene encoding zinc finger protein 567-like isoform X2 — MILLVSNPQGCDYTFQISLAMVNHSEKKHIKKKNIQIHKNVVHLNNTKNNVHLKHGNKTTITEDIENMPNQEVSLTLPVLISTNYYKEENLNCIDALSSKQNTKIEVEKDTREDLKESNSVHLSKISKLQEISHVSNNLMDYDYDSADPLVKNEPESDNTYWLDSETDYKSEKDTCITTSQDTMLEQNDIQDENDIYKSCLKYVCKLCGARYLSHLKYEFHMERHKLGKIDKYECTLCDKETSNENLLWDHYFHTHKSLQRYICVECGKLFTKRTRLNGHQKNYKHSGVKQIQVSTSEDAISEDVIQKAIATTKQEKVSINCNLCGKLISDLDPDAINDLVTCATCEDSTLSLMIDGNETKVISPRQYHCTKCPKHFVRKERLEFHEMRHNENMNEFICSTCGKDFRAENSLYEHYLFVHKGARPHICELCGKSFQLKARLKEHHRIHTGERPYQCDICGQRCRTTNALKLHRKIHFSHNRYTCNVCNKSFSKKQNMNEHLEKHWKNDKSVTLPQLFTCPICVEDFPTYRMLKYHMVQIHEINNQDPILIKQKPWYECAECHEKFKHQMSLKAHKERVHEGRVDPIYQCDICNATYRVKQLLVNHIKSKHDGERRYKCAQCEKGFNDTKSLYNHVLLHTGKKPFVCEYCNMSFRRKDSRDHHRRKHTGEQPYQCPDCGESFSTYNNRSKHRKKEHGEGDPECPECGEKCSNQQEIRIHLNKHLGEKLKKLQNIKSE, encoded by the coding sequence acatataaagaaaaagaatatacaaatacataaaaatgtagtacatcttaataatactaaaaataatgtacattTAAAACATGGAAACAAAACAACAATTActgaagatattgaaaatatgcCTAATCAAGAAGTAAGCCTAACATTACCTGTATTAATCTCAACAAACTACTACaaagaggaaaatttaaattgtattgaTGCATTATCTAGCAAACAAAACACAAAAATTGAAGTAGAAAAAGACACAAGAGAAGATCTTAAGGAATCTAATTCTGTTCATCTctcaaaaatatcaaaactaCAAGAAATATCACATGTGTCTAATAATTTAATGGATTATGATTATGATTCTGCAGATCCATTAGTGAAAAATGAACCTGAGAGTGATAATACTTATTGGCTAGACAGTGAGACTGATTATAAAAGTGAGAAAGATACATGTATAACAACATCACAAGACACTATGCTTGAACAAAATGATATACAAgatgaaaatgatatatataaatcttgtttaaaatatgtatgtaaattatgtGGTGCTCGCTATCTTTCACacttaaaatatgaatttcacATGGAAAGACACAAGCTAggtaaaatagataaatatgaaTGTACATTATGTGATAAAGAAACAAGTAATGAAAACTTATTATGGGATCATTATTTTCACACACACAAGAgtttacaacgttatatttgTGTAGAgtgtggaaaattatttacaaaacgaACTAGATTAAATGGACatcaaaaaaattataaacattctGGTGTAAAACAAATACAAGTTAGTACTAGTGAAGATGCTATTAGTGAAGACGTCATACAAAAAGCTATAGCAACAACAAAACAGGAGAAAGTATCTATAAATTGTAATCTTTGTGGTAAACTAATTTCAGACTTAGATCCAGATGCTATTAATGATTTAGTTACATGTGCTACTTGTGAAGATTCTACACTTTCTTTAATGATAGATGGAAATGAGACAAAAGTAATTTCTCCACGTCAATATCATTGTACTAAGTGTCCCAAACATTTTGTACGAAAAGAAAGACTAGAATTTCATGAAATGAGgcataatgaaaatatgaatgaatttatttgcAGTACTTGTGGAAAAGATTTTAGAGcagaaaattctttatatGAACATTACCTCTTTGTTCATAAAGGAGCAAGACCTCACATCTGTGAACTATGTGGTAAATCATTTCAGTTAAAAGCTAGATTAAAAGAACATCATCGAATTCATACAGGTGAGAGACCATATCAATGTGATATCTGCGGTCAACGATGTAGAACTACAAACGCTTTAAAGCttcatagaaaaattcatttttctcataATAGATATACTTGTAACGTATGTAATAAGTCATTTagtaaaaagcaaaatatgAATGAACATTTAGAGAAGCAttggaaaaatgataaaagtgtAACATTACCACAATTATTTACATGTCCAATTTGTGTAGAAGATTTTCCAACCTACCGTATGTTAAAATATCATATGGTACaaattcatgaaataaataatcaggatccaattttgataaaacaaaaaccaTGGTATGAATGTGCAGAATGTCACGAGAAATTTAAACATCAAATGTCTTTAAAAGCACATAAAGAGAGAGTACATGAAGGAAGAGTAGACCCTATTTATCAGTGTGACATATGTAATGCAACATATAGAGTAAAACAACTTTTAGTAAATCatattaaaagtaaacatGATGGTGAAAGACGTTATAAATGTGCTCAATGTGAAAAAGGATTTAATGACACTAAATCTTTATATAatcatgtattattacatactgGAAAAAAACCATTTGTCTgtgaatattgtaatatgagTTTTAGAAGAAAAGACTCTAGAGATCATCACCGTAGAAAACATACTGGTGAACAACCTTATCAATGTCCAGATTGTGGTGAATCATTTTCTACCTATAATAATCGATCTAAAcatcgaaagaaagaacacgGAGAAGGAGATCCAGAGTGTCCAGAATGTGGAGAAAAATGTAGTAATCAACAAGAAATTagaatacatttaaataaacatctgggagagaaattaaaaaaattacaaaatataaaatctgagtag